One window from the genome of Nicotiana tomentosiformis chromosome 5, ASM39032v3, whole genome shotgun sequence encodes:
- the LOC138892317 gene encoding uncharacterized protein yields MRFIELSRHANMLIPSKKERVRRFIDALHHSIRLAMAREIETKTSFHQAVEIAHPIESICIETTKMMQDMVDFDVILGMEWLSQYHAILDCHANTAQWIVKKGCLAYLPFVIDVSDRTPTVESVPVVREFLDVLMSDLPGIPPDSDIDFGIDLAPVTQPISILLYPMDLVELKELKEQLQELLDKGFIRHNMSHWGASVMFVKKNDGSMRMCIDYR; encoded by the exons atgaggtttattGAGCTATCCCGTCATGCTAATATGTTGATTCCTTCTAAGAAGGAGAGAgttaggagattcattgatgctCTTCACCATAGTATTCGCCTTGCTATGGCTAGAGAGATAGAGACCAAAACTTCATTTCACCAGGCTGTAGAGATAGCTCATCCTATAGAGAGCATCTGCATCGAGACTACAAAAATGATGCAGG atatggtggattttgatgtgatcttgggtatggaatGGCTATCTCAgtaccatgctattcttgattgtcatgctaacaCT GCTCAATGGATTGTTAAGAAGGGATGTTTGGCGTATCTACCCTTTGTCATAGATGTTAGTGACCGcactcctactgttgagtcagtaCCAGTAGTGAGGGAGTTTTTGGATGTGCTTATGTCAGACCTACCGGGCATACCACCCGATAgtgatattgatttcggcattgatttggcaccagttactcagcctatttctattctacTGTATCCCATGGATCTTGTTGAGTTAAAAgaactgaaggagcagttacaagagttgctagataaggggttcatcaggcATAATATGTCACATTGGGGTGCATCAGTGATGTTTGTTAAGAAAAATGATGggtctatgagaatgtgtattgactaccggtag